The nucleotide window AGGTGATCCTTTTTGCCAGTATCCGTGGCGGCAATGCCAGGATTACAGCTGCTCCCTGGATGCTTGTCATTTTTCTATCAGCCTGTTCTGCTTCTATTTTAACTCCGCCTGACTGATCCAGTTGGATTGCATTAACCCGGGTATTCAGTTCAACGGTCCCAGGTGGAAGCGAGGATGCAAGAGCATCAATAAGGGCCTGGATGCCGCCTTCCAGCCGCATCGACCTCTCAACTGCGCCTTCTGGGAGAACATGCCGCTGTACTTGCCCAGTTTGCGATTGTTCAAAAAGCATTGCTCCAGCGGTATGCTGTTCAATGGTGGACAATCCAAGCTCTTTCACCAATTTGGTTATGGCAGGCTCGTGATTCGGCCAGAACCAGGTTGGACCCATATCAAACCTGCCAATCTCCGGACTGTCTTTGACCTCCAAGCTCAAAACCCTGCCCCCAATCCGGCTGCGCGCCTCCAGCACTCTGCAGGTTATTCCTTTTGCTTGCAGTAAAGCGGCCGCATGAAGCCCAGATAAGCCAGCTCCGACAATAATAACCGGTTCCTTCATTCTTGTTTCCTCCTTTCATTCACACTTCATTCCCAGGGTCAGACCTGATCTAGACATTTCTTCCTGTCCAAAAACAAGCTAGCTTAAAGTTCAATCTGTTTAATAACTCTCGCTGGATTGCCGCCAACGACAACGTTATCTGGCACATCCTTCGTAACAACTGCTCCTGATGCAATTACGACATTGTCGCCCACCGTTACCCCCGGGTTTATGATGGCACTTCCTCCAATCCAGACATTATTTCCAAACGTAATCGGCTTGGCATATTCCCGCCCTGAATTCCGTTCAGTTGGATGAAGTGGATGTGTTGCTGTATAGATCTGGACGCCAGGTGCCAGCATGCAATTGTCGCCAAAGCGAACTTCACAAACATCCAATATGGTACAATCGAAATTCGCAAAAAAGTTCTCTCCCACATGGGTGTTATAGCCATAATCAAAGCGGATATTCGGCTCCATAACGACGATTTCCCCGGTTGAACCGAGTAATTTCTTTAATAACTGTGTGCGTTTTTCCCCTTCGGTTTCCGATGTTTGATTATATATTCTAACTTTTCGTCTAGCTTCCTCACGTTCCTTAACTAATAATGGGTCAGCAGGATTGTACATTTCCCCAGCCAACATCTTCTCTTTTTCCGATTTCATTCTGTTTACCTACTTTCAAATGAGTGTATGGGACGTCGAAAAAATGGAAGCAAAGGGGCGTCCCTTTGCTTCCATATTATCAATAGTAATGGAACTTATAAAATTATAGTTCATCAAACCCATTATCAGCGGATGTTTTCGTGTACTGTCTTGATTTTTGCTCAAAGAAGTCGGTCTTGCCAAGGTCTACTTCTTGATAGGCGATAATCCACCTTAACGGATTGGTTCGATGTCCTTCGAAGGGGGCAGGAAAGCCTAGTTGTTCTGCTCGTTTGTTTGCCATGAACTTGATATAGGCTTCTACGTCTGACATGAGCAGTCCATTGATCTCGTTGCCGATTATATAATCTGCCCACTCAATCTCCAGACGTGCCGCTTCCCGGAAGGCTGCGGTACCAAATTCCCTCAATGATTTTGTGTTGTATTCGGGATTTTCATGCAGAATCTCTTTGAAAATCTTTTCGAATAACCCCACATGCAGCTGTTCGTCACGGTTGATGTAGTTAATCATCGTGCTGGTGCCGACCATTTTCTGATTTCGGGCCAGATTATAAAAGAAGGCAAAGCCCGAGTAGAAAAACAGGCTTTCAAGAATGACATCATAGACAATCGAATGCAATAGATTTTCAATGCTTGGATTTTCCGCGAAACCTTTATAACCGTCTGTTATAAATTCATTCCGCTTGCGCAGGATTGGTTCTGTCCTCCAATAGTCGAACACTTCCTGCTGCTTTGATTTGGTTACGATGCTTGACAGCACATAGCTGTAGGAATGATTATGGATTACTTCCTGCTGAGCCAAAATGATCATCAGTGCATTTAAGCTGGAGTCGGTGAGATAATCGGCAACTTTACCTGCATAGTCAGTTTGAATGCTGTCAAGGAGTGCCAGCAGCCCGATGATTTTTAAAAAGGCATCCTGTTCCTTTTCGGAAAGCATGGGGAATTGCTTAATGTCCTTTGACATATTGATCTCAAAAGGAGTCCAGAAATTCCCCAGCATTCTCTTATATTTTGGATAAGCCCAGGGGAAACGCACATCATCCCAATTCAATATATTGGAACTCTGACCATTTAAAATGCCTGTCGAAGCATTGGGAGCTTCAACGTCTACAAGAGTTCTTTTCTTCAATTGTGTCATTGTTATCCGTCCTTTCCTCTTAACTATGGCAGCTCTCACATTCATCAAACTCACTGCTTGAGGTGGAGCGGACATAATACGTCGTTTTCAATCCGGACTTCCAGGCAGCCATATGCAGATCCAGCAGCGCTTTTGCCTTAATATTGTTTGTCACATAAAAATTAAACGAAATGGCTTGGTCGATATGTCGCTGGCGACGGGCATTCTGCCTGATGCTCCAGTGCTGGTCAATATTGTAGGCTGTCTTGTAAAACCACATGGTTTCGGCTGATAGATCCGGTGCGGTGACCGGAATCTTGTAATCCTTCTTCTCCTCGGAGTACTCAAGCCTGAAAATCGGGTCAATGCTAGCTGATGATCCTGCTAGAATTGAGGTTGAAGAGTTTGGTGCTACAGCCATCAGGTACCCGTTCCTGATCCCATGCTGCTTCACTTCCACAGCAAGGTCCTCCCAGCTTCCACCTGTGTATTGTCTCTTTTCGATAAACTGTCCTGTCGACCAGTCCGAACCTTCGAAATAAGGATACGCCCCTTTTTCTTTTGCCAGCTCGAGGCTTGCATTGATGGTTAAAAAGGCGATATTTTCATAGAGACTATCACAATACTCAATCGCTTCTTCGCTCTCCCATTTGATTCCTTTAAGAGCGAGCAGGTGGTGCCAGCCGAAAGTTCCCAGCCCGATCCCCCTGTAGTTCTTGTTAGTAATCTGGGCCTGGAGAACGGGAATGTCATTGATATCAATGACATTATCCAGCATCCTGACCTGGATATTAATCACTCTCTCAAGGACATCATCCATCACACTTTTTGCTAAAGAAATGGAGGACAAGTTGCAGACAATAAAGTCACCCGGTTTTTTATAGATTAAAATTTTTCCGTCCTGCACTGTTTCTTCTTCAAGGAGGGTAGGGCTCATATTCTGTGTGATTTCCGTGCAAAGATTGCTGCAGTAAATCATCCCTTTATGGTGGTTGGCATTGAGCCTGTTGACCTGATCCCTGTAAAACATGTAAGGTGTTCCGGTTTCAAGCTGAGAGATCATGATCGATTTAAAGATTTCAATAGCAGGGACGACTTCGTGTGACAAACCGGGATGGTAGACGCAGTCCCAATATTTTTCACGGAAAGAGCCAGCCCCCTTCTCCTCATCGAAATAATCTTCAAGCGAAAATCCCATGATCCTCTTTACTTCGTGTGGGTCGAACAGATACCAATCGCCTCGTTTTTCAACTTGTTCCATAAATATATCGGGGATGCATATGCCAGTGAATAAATCATGCGTCCGCTGTCGCTCGTCACCATTGTTCAGTTTTGCATCAAGGAACGGGAAGATATCTTTATGCCACACATCGAGGTACACGGCAATCGCGCCCTGGCGCTGCCCTAATTGATCAACAGAAACAGCGGTGTTATTCAGCTGCTTCATCCAGGGAATAACTCCGGAACTGACCCCTTTAAAACCTTTGATATCACTGCCGCGGCTTCTGATTTTCCCAAGATAGACGCCAATACCGCCGCCATTTTTGCTCAAGGTGGAGATATCTGTATTACAGTCGTAGATGCTCCTTAAATCATCAGCAACAGTATCAATAAAGCAGCTCGATAATTGACCATAGCTTTTGCCAGCATTCGATAATGTCGGTGTGGCGACCGTCATATATAGATTGGAAAGCGCCCAATATGCCTCTTCCACTAACTGAAGCCGTATTTCCTTTGGTTCTTCAGCCAGCAACGTCATGGCAATCATCATGAACCGCTCCTGTGGCAATTCGGCAAAATCGCCATTTTGTGTGCGTGCCAGATATCTTTCCGCCATGGTCACAAGGCCTATGTAAGTAAACAGCTTGTCTCTTTCGGGATCAATGACTTTCTCCAAATGATCTATTTCTTCTCGGGAGTAGGATGTTAAAACTCGACTGTCATAAATCCCAATCTCTATTAAACTATTGATCAATTCGTAGAAAGAACCGTAACCAGATTCTATTTTTGTATTACGAAAGTTTGCGCTTAGCTTGTATAATTTTTTCAGATAAAAACCCGCTGCCACATATGTCCATTCAGGTTCGTTTCGGCCGATTCGTTCAACTGCGGTCAGAATCAGCATATTTTCAACCTGATTCACTGTCATATCCTTCACTTCAAGTGCTTGGTCCACCTTCTCTTTGAACGATTGAAAGTCCAATTCAGGGAACGAAGACTCTATTTCTGCAATCAGTTTGGCTACAATTTCATCCTTTACTTGGATATTCATCAATTATCCCTCCAACTTGATTACTTTTTCTCATTTCCAGCCTGCGCTGCCTCCTCATATCGGCAGTTTTGAACATTTGCCTTTCTTCATCATTTTCGGGAATGACCTTCGCAACCGGTACAGGTGCACCGTTGTCATCCTTCGCGACCATGGTAAGAATCGAAGTGGTCGTCAGCGTTTTTCTGCTAGTTTTCAAGTTTTCACTTTCCACTTTCACAAACACTTCCATCGACGTCCTGCCAGTTGAAATGACGACCGCTTCGAGTGTTAAAATATCGCCCACTACAGCGGAAGACAAAAAGTTAACCGAGTCAATCGATGCGGTGACAACAGCCCTTCTGCTGTGTTTCATTGCTGCTATTGCGGCAATTTCATCAATATAAGACAGCACGGTTCCGCCAAAAATCGTGCCAAGATGGTTTGTATCCGGCGGCAAAACGAGCCTGTTCTGAAAAGTCCTTGACACATTTGCTGATAATCCTTCCATTTCTGACCTCCTGTGTGTAAAAAATGTTCCCTGAAAAATAAGAAAAACCCATCTCGAAAGATGGGCTTAAGTAACGTTGATCTATTAACAGCTCATATGAAGCAGCAAAAAAACAGCATGAGTCTATCAATTTATCCGTATACCTTCCCTATTCCCGAAGAAGATAACACGAATAAATATGGCAGGTCTCCTGACTTGTGCTTCACCCTACTTTAAGGCCTTCCCATCTATTTTTTAGACAGTGGTTCATCCTTATTTCGTCAGCACTTACAGTTGCGGGAACAGTTCTGGATTCACACCAGATTCCCTATTAAGTCTTGTTCAGACACCATACTTACCGGTAATTTCAATATTTAGTTATAAAAGTCACTTACCAACACAATATATCGTGTTATGAATTGATAGTAAATCATCTTGACAGCTTTTTCAACTATTTTTCATTTTCCTCCTTCCAGTGGTTCTGGTCGATATATTTCGGAAAGTGGTCGATAAAATCAAAAATCCGCTGATCTATTTAAAAATGTGGTCGATCTATTTTATTTTTCGCCAATAAAGTGGAAGGAGCATCAATCGAACCTCGTTAAAGGCACTATTTCCTGTTTTAAAATGATTAACGTTCTTCTCTTAAACCGGAAAATACTCCCCAGTCTCTGGATTGGCAATGTAAGCATGGACAGGTATTGATTTTGGAATTAATGGATGACCTTTTATTAAGTCTTTATTCTTCTTAATGACATCTTCAATATTTTGTGGTCCTGTTAACCAGTTGATTACATCATGCTCCACTACATCAATGTAGTTAATTGTCTTGAGTATTTCTTCTGAAACTCCATGTTCTTTTATTTTATCTGACATATTTAGTTTGACTTCTTTACTTTCCATTTCACCGATTATAAAGATTTCATCCACCAGTTCATTATAGATCGCTAGAATGATATTTCGAATCAAGCACCCATAAGGCTGGGTAATAACTGCCCCAAAACTGTTAAGAATCATCATATCTTTATTCTTTTTATATGTTATCTCTGGAAATAAAGGATAAATCGCCTCATTAACACCTGTTATGATCATTGTTTTTTTCGTTGCTGAACTAATTAATGTTGACATGAAAATCTCTCCTTTACTGTATCCATTTTGCGATTTCATAATAGGCGGGTATTCCAATTATTAAGTTAAATGGAAAAGTGACTCCTAAAGATAAACCCAGGTATATGGATGGGTTTGCATCTGGGACTGAAGTTTTAAGGGCTGCGGGTGCAGCAATGTATGAAGCACTTCCAGCCAATACTCCCATTAATGTAACTCCCCCTAAAGATAAGCCAACAAAATCCCCTACGAGAACGCCTAAACTGCCAAACAAAAGGGGAGTAAACAAACCAAATGCCAGCAATTTCACCCCGTGTTTTTTTACCTCTGGCAGGCGTTTTCCTGCAATCAATCCCATATTTAAAAGGAAAAGAATTAATACACTGCTGTATAAGTCTATAATAGAGGCTTTACCATTGGAACTGCATTTTCACCAAGAACCCAGCCTATTAACAGGCTGCCAACAAGGAGCAAAATACTTTTACCAAAAATGCTTTCCCTTAGCACTTCCTTATCTATTAAATTTGAGGATGCAGGGATAAAGCCCAAATTCCGGGTGGGATAAACCGGAAGATCTTTTTTGCTCTCTGCTATTTTTAATAACAGTAAAGATACTAAAATTGCCGGACTCTCCATTAAAACAACCAAAGCATTCATGAACCCTTCATAAGATGTACCGCTCTCATCAAGAAATGTAATAGCAGCTCCATAGGTAACTATACTGATGGACCCATAAGTGGCTGCTAATCCTATAGAGTTTTTAAGATCCAATTTTATTACTCTCATGAGAGCCAGCGTAATAACGGGAATGATTATCCCTAAAAACAAGGCTCCCAGGATTGGTGCGAGTACAGACTCAATTGAGTAATGCGAAAGTTCAATGCCTCCTTTTATTCCAATGGCAATTAATAAGTAAATGCTTAGGCCTTCACTTAAACCATTGGGAAACTTCAAATCTGATTTAACGATTGCCGCTATAATACCCAACACAAAAAACAACACAACGGGTGATAATAAATTTTGAAGTATTATTTCGTTCATTCAGCTGTCTCCTTTTTGTTTTTTTCAATAAAAAAACCGACAATTCCAGAGTCCAAGCGGTTAGCCACTGAACGGAATTGTCGGTTTATCTTCAACTGGCAACATGCTATTAAAGATCTCCCTCTATTATCATAAAAATTTTTTCTCAAGGTCGTTATCTAATTTAAATACCATTACTCGTTCCCCTGTTCGAGAACTTATATCAG belongs to Mesobacillus subterraneus and includes:
- a CDS encoding flavin monoamine oxidase family protein codes for the protein MKEPVIIVGAGLSGLHAAALLQAKGITCRVLEARSRIGGRVLSLEVKDSPEIGRFDMGPTWFWPNHEPAITKLVKELGLSTIEQHTAGAMLFEQSQTGQVQRHVLPEGAVERSMRLEGGIQALIDALASSLPPGTVELNTRVNAIQLDQSGGVKIEAEQADRKMTSIQGAAVILALPPRILAKRITFSPALPDGMIASLKEKPTWMAGQAKVVAIYDRPFWKEAGLSGQVTSWAGLLQEIHDASPETGYGALFGFFGIPAKMRQELGEEPTLRLVTDQLTRLFGLQAGEPIALLYKDWASDPETAVEEDAQPLTSFPEYGLPAGKSSWEKRVIFAGTETAPGHGGHLEGALQAAERAASEVLKVLR
- a CDS encoding sugar O-acetyltransferase, with the translated sequence MKSEKEKMLAGEMYNPADPLLVKEREEARRKVRIYNQTSETEGEKRTQLLKKLLGSTGEIVVMEPNIRFDYGYNTHVGENFFANFDCTILDVCEVRFGDNCMLAPGVQIYTATHPLHPTERNSGREYAKPITFGNNVWIGGSAIINPGVTVGDNVVIASGAVVTKDVPDNVVVGGNPARVIKQIEL
- a CDS encoding ribonucleotide-diphosphate reductase subunit beta, whose translation is MTQLKKRTLVDVEAPNASTGILNGQSSNILNWDDVRFPWAYPKYKRMLGNFWTPFEINMSKDIKQFPMLSEKEQDAFLKIIGLLALLDSIQTDYAGKVADYLTDSSLNALMIILAQQEVIHNHSYSYVLSSIVTKSKQQEVFDYWRTEPILRKRNEFITDGYKGFAENPSIENLLHSIVYDVILESLFFYSGFAFFYNLARNQKMVGTSTMINYINRDEQLHVGLFEKIFKEILHENPEYNTKSLREFGTAAFREAARLEIEWADYIIGNEINGLLMSDVEAYIKFMANKRAEQLGFPAPFEGHRTNPLRWIIAYQEVDLGKTDFFEQKSRQYTKTSADNGFDEL
- a CDS encoding ribonucleoside-diphosphate reductase subunit alpha yields the protein MNIQVKDEIVAKLIAEIESSFPELDFQSFKEKVDQALEVKDMTVNQVENMLILTAVERIGRNEPEWTYVAAGFYLKKLYKLSANFRNTKIESGYGSFYELINSLIEIGIYDSRVLTSYSREEIDHLEKVIDPERDKLFTYIGLVTMAERYLARTQNGDFAELPQERFMMIAMTLLAEEPKEIRLQLVEEAYWALSNLYMTVATPTLSNAGKSYGQLSSCFIDTVADDLRSIYDCNTDISTLSKNGGGIGVYLGKIRSRGSDIKGFKGVSSGVIPWMKQLNNTAVSVDQLGQRQGAIAVYLDVWHKDIFPFLDAKLNNGDERQRTHDLFTGICIPDIFMEQVEKRGDWYLFDPHEVKRIMGFSLEDYFDEEKGAGSFREKYWDCVYHPGLSHEVVPAIEIFKSIMISQLETGTPYMFYRDQVNRLNANHHKGMIYCSNLCTEITQNMSPTLLEEETVQDGKILIYKKPGDFIVCNLSSISLAKSVMDDVLERVINIQVRMLDNVIDINDIPVLQAQITNKNYRGIGLGTFGWHHLLALKGIKWESEEAIEYCDSLYENIAFLTINASLELAKEKGAYPYFEGSDWSTGQFIEKRQYTGGSWEDLAVEVKQHGIRNGYLMAVAPNSSTSILAGSSASIDPIFRLEYSEEKKDYKIPVTAPDLSAETMWFYKTAYNIDQHWSIRQNARRQRHIDQAISFNFYVTNNIKAKALLDLHMAAWKSGLKTTYYVRSTSSSEFDECESCHS
- a CDS encoding acyl-CoA thioesterase, translating into MEGLSANVSRTFQNRLVLPPDTNHLGTIFGGTVLSYIDEIAAIAAMKHSRRAVVTASIDSVNFLSSAVVGDILTLEAVVISTGRTSMEVFVKVESENLKTSRKTLTTTSILTMVAKDDNGAPVPVAKVIPENDEERQMFKTADMRRQRRLEMRKSNQVGGIIDEYPSKG